A genomic stretch from Proteobacteria bacterium CG1_02_64_396 includes:
- a CDS encoding lipocalin, which produces MRPLFALLTLLLTSCASIPSGVTPVSDFNLERYLGTWHEIARLDHSFERGLTGVTATYSLRDDGGVRVLNRGFDPEKGQWRQAEGKAYFLGDPATASLKVSFFGPFYGGYHILDLDPDYQVALVAGNDRDYLWILARQPEIDAATRDALLKKAKDLGFATEALIWVEPGPAQ; this is translated from the coding sequence ATGCGCCCGCTGTTCGCCCTGCTGACCCTGCTGCTGACCTCCTGCGCCTCGATCCCCTCCGGCGTAACCCCCGTTTCCGATTTCAACCTGGAGCGCTACCTCGGCACCTGGCACGAGATTGCCCGGCTCGACCACTCCTTCGAACGGGGGCTGACCGGGGTGACCGCCACCTATTCGCTGCGCGACGACGGCGGGGTGCGGGTGCTCAATCGGGGGTTCGATCCAGAAAAGGGGCAGTGGCGGCAAGCCGAGGGGAAAGCCTACTTTCTAGGCGACCCCGCCACCGCCAGCCTGAAGGTCTCGTTCTTCGGCCCCTTCTACGGTGGCTACCACATCCTCGATCTCGATCCCGATTACCAAGTGGCGCTGGTGGCGGGCAACGACCGGGATTACCTGTGGATTCTGGCCCGACAACCCGAGATCGACGCAGCGACCCGCGATGCCCTTCTGAAGAAAGCCAAGGACTTGGGGTTTGCGACCGAGGCTTTGATTTGGGTCGAGCCGGGACCGGCTCAATAA